ATAAGGCAGATAATTGTAGTTTGTCCTTGTCAGGGCAGCTCGAATTCGCCAATCAAAGGCAGGTGGTCAGAGCCCAGGTCGTCGCCAGTCTGCACATCTGTTGTCTTGACTTGATCGCCGCAAAAGAAGTGATCGATTGGTATCAGTGGCAAAACCCAGCGGGCATTCCATGTACAGTTTGGGCCAAAGCTCTGGCTGGCATGGCGCAGTTTGCCCTGGCGCAAAATCTGCAAAAAATTATCCGACCATGGTGAGCAATTAAAATCTCCAGCCAGAATAAGTGGATAAGTGGTTTTTCTAGCTATATTTGCAAGTGTGATAAATTCGGCGTTGCGTTCGTTTAGATATCTTGGGGTGGCGGCATGCACTGCTATCAGCTTAAAGTGCGACGGGGCATCAAACTCTAGCTCCAAAAAGGGGTGCTTGAGTGTGCTTTGCACAATAGTTGCTTTGCTTTCTTTTATAGGAAATTGACTGAATACTGCTACACCACAATCGTCTTGAAATGAAATGTAATTGTAGGCATAACCAAGCTTTGGCATTTGCGCTTTGAGATTGTCGTACCAACCCTGGTCGAGTTCAGTAATTACGACAAAATCAGCATTTTGCTTTTTAGCATAGTCAAAAAACTTTTGATATTGTTGGTTTTCGTAGGCGCATGGATTGTATTCCAGCACCTTAATAGGGATCTGAAAATTGAGTGTCTGAGTCAAT
Above is a window of Candidatus Obscuribacter sp. DNA encoding:
- a CDS encoding endonuclease/exonuclease/phosphatase family protein encodes the protein MASFSRIPIGELASHLRIYYAILLPICFVVALLRKSNIAALIIGLVALINLQPILNLYSKAGLTQTLNFQIPIKVLEYNPCAYENQQYQKFFDYAKKQNADFVVITELDQGWYDNLKAQMPKLGYAYNYISFQDDCGVAVFSQFPIKESKATIVQSTLKHPFLELEFDAPSHFKLIAVHAATPRYLNERNAEFITLANIARKTTYPLILAGDFNCSPWSDNFLQILRQGKLRHASQSFGPNCTWNARWVLPLIPIDHFFCGDQVKTTDVQTGDDLGSDHLPLIGEFELP